One genomic region from Terasakiella sp. SH-1 encodes:
- a CDS encoding TrpB-like pyridoxal phosphate-dependent enzyme: protein MSDETVKYLLPENRIPKAWYNIVADLPQMPEPVLHPGTKEPVGPSDLEPLFPMSIIEQEVSAERDIEIPEPVREVYKQWRPAPLYRARRLEKALGTTAKIFYKYEGVSPSGSHKPNTSVAQAFYNKEAGIKKLTTETGAGQWGCSLAFAASLFGLDVDVYMVKVSYGQKPYRRALMETYGARCVASPSTETNAGRTILEQDPDSRGSLGIAISEAVELAAQRDDTKYALGSVLNHVLLHQTVIGIEAMEQMEMADADPDVVIGCAGGGSNFGGIAFPYIGRNLREGKNTRIVAVEPAACPTLTRGTYAYDFGDTASLTPLTKMHTLGASFMPPGFHAGGLRYHGMSPLVSQCKELGLMDAVAYNQVECFTAATEFARAEGIVPAPESSHAVKAAIAEALDAKEKGEERTILFCLSGHGHFDMQAYTDFFDGKLEDKTYDEALLQEALSKLPDVG, encoded by the coding sequence ATGTCTGATGAAACTGTAAAATATCTTTTGCCGGAAAACCGGATTCCAAAAGCTTGGTACAACATCGTGGCTGATCTGCCGCAGATGCCGGAACCTGTGCTTCACCCGGGTACAAAAGAACCTGTCGGTCCGTCTGATCTGGAACCGTTGTTCCCCATGTCAATTATCGAGCAGGAAGTCTCAGCTGAGCGCGATATCGAAATTCCTGAGCCTGTTCGCGAGGTTTATAAACAATGGCGTCCGGCCCCGCTTTATCGTGCTCGCCGTCTGGAAAAGGCACTGGGGACTACGGCGAAGATTTTTTATAAATATGAAGGTGTCAGCCCCTCAGGTTCGCACAAGCCAAATACATCGGTTGCTCAAGCCTTCTATAATAAAGAAGCCGGTATCAAAAAACTGACAACCGAGACAGGCGCAGGCCAGTGGGGCTGTTCCCTGGCCTTTGCCGCATCCTTGTTCGGTCTGGATGTGGATGTCTATATGGTGAAAGTCTCTTACGGCCAAAAACCATACCGTCGTGCCTTGATGGAAACTTATGGAGCACGCTGTGTCGCCTCCCCATCGACAGAGACAAATGCCGGGCGTACCATCCTGGAACAGGACCCCGATAGCCGGGGCTCCCTTGGTATTGCGATTTCCGAGGCTGTCGAATTGGCCGCACAACGCGATGACACCAAATATGCACTGGGGTCTGTGTTGAACCACGTCTTGCTGCATCAAACCGTCATCGGTATTGAGGCCATGGAACAGATGGAAATGGCCGATGCGGACCCAGATGTGGTCATTGGTTGTGCTGGTGGCGGTTCCAACTTCGGCGGTATTGCCTTCCCCTATATCGGGCGTAACTTGCGCGAAGGTAAAAACACCCGCATTGTGGCAGTGGAACCTGCGGCCTGTCCGACACTGACACGTGGCACATATGCCTATGATTTTGGTGATACGGCGTCACTGACCCCCCTGACCAAAATGCATACCCTTGGCGCATCCTTCATGCCACCAGGTTTCCATGCAGGCGGTTTGCGCTATCACGGTATGAGCCCACTGGTCAGCCAATGTAAAGAATTAGGTCTGATGGATGCGGTTGCTTACAATCAGGTAGAATGTTTTACAGCCGCGACTGAATTTGCCCGCGCTGAAGGTATTGTTCCCGCCCCGGAATCCAGCCATGCGGTAAAAGCAGCAATTGCAGAAGCATTGGATGCCAAGGAAAAAGGGGAAGAGCGCACCATCCTCTTCTGTCTCTCCGGTCACGGCCATTTTGATATGCAAGCCTATACGGACTTCTTTGATGGCAAGCTTGAAGACAAAACATATGACGAAGCCTTGCTTCAGGAAGCCTTGTCCAAACTTCCAGACGTTGGTTGA
- the arsC gene encoding arsenate reductase (glutaredoxin) (This arsenate reductase requires both glutathione and glutaredoxin to convert arsenate to arsenite, after which the efflux transporter formed by ArsA and ArsB can extrude the arsenite from the cell, providing resistance.), with protein MSVVIYHNPRCSKSRQTLQLIEEKGVEPEVILYLETPPAVEELKDIIAKLGISPRELLRKKEAKEAGLNDDSLSDDELIKGMIANPRTIERPIVVKEEKAVLGRPPENVLDLL; from the coding sequence ATGTCTGTTGTTATCTATCATAATCCACGTTGCAGTAAATCGCGTCAAACTCTTCAACTCATTGAAGAAAAAGGTGTTGAGCCTGAGGTTATCCTGTATCTGGAGACGCCCCCTGCTGTTGAGGAACTAAAAGACATTATTGCCAAGCTGGGCATTTCACCGCGTGAATTGCTGCGCAAAAAAGAAGCCAAAGAAGCAGGGCTAAATGATGATAGCCTTAGTGATGATGAGCTTATCAAGGGAATGATCGCGAATCCGCGTACAATTGAACGCCCGATTGTGGTGAAAGAGGAAAAAGCCGTTCTGGGTCGCCCACCAGAAAATGTGCTGGATTTGCTTTAA
- the argH gene encoding argininosuccinate lyase has translation MTKSSDTNAMWGGRFSGGPSAIMEKINASIDFDKRFYAQDIAGSKAHCAMLVKQGILTADDGTAITEGLDKVLAEIEAGDFVFSAALEDIHMNVENRLRELIGDAAGRLHTARSRNDQVATDFRLWVRDAMDRLDEGLKVLQQALIERAEEQVDTILPGFTHLQAAQPVSLGHHLLAYVEMVGRDRSRIRDARARLNESPLGSAALAGTPYPIDRHHTAELLGFDGPMRNSLDGVSDRDFALEYLSAASICAVHLSRMAEELVIWSSAQFGFVRMSDSFSTGSSIMPQKKNPDAAELIRSKIGRVVGDLNSLMISMKGLPLAYSKDMQEDKEPVFDAADTIELSVAVMTGMIAEMKVNKEKMRESAGWGFTTATDLADWLVRELGMPFRNAHHVTGAIVKMAEDKGCDLADLSLEEMQTVDDGITEAVFDVLTLEASVGSRTSYGGTAPVNVREQIVEARKRFL, from the coding sequence ATGACTAAATCTTCTGACACAAACGCAATGTGGGGCGGACGCTTTTCCGGTGGTCCCAGTGCAATCATGGAAAAAATCAATGCCTCGATTGATTTTGACAAGCGCTTTTATGCGCAAGATATCGCAGGTTCCAAAGCCCATTGCGCCATGTTGGTTAAACAGGGGATTTTAACGGCTGATGATGGCACAGCCATCACCGAAGGACTTGATAAAGTTCTGGCTGAGATCGAAGCGGGCGATTTTGTTTTTTCTGCCGCCCTTGAAGATATCCATATGAATGTGGAAAATCGTCTGCGTGAATTAATTGGCGATGCCGCCGGGCGTTTGCATACCGCACGTTCGCGTAACGATCAGGTGGCAACCGATTTCCGCCTGTGGGTGCGCGATGCCATGGACCGCCTTGACGAAGGGTTGAAAGTATTACAGCAAGCCCTCATTGAACGGGCTGAAGAACAAGTTGATACCATCCTGCCGGGCTTTACTCATTTGCAAGCCGCCCAGCCTGTGTCTCTGGGCCATCACCTGTTGGCCTATGTAGAAATGGTGGGCCGTGATCGCTCCCGTATTCGTGATGCGCGTGCCCGCTTAAATGAATCTCCCTTGGGGTCAGCAGCATTGGCGGGCACACCTTATCCCATTGATCGCCACCACACAGCTGAATTGTTGGGCTTTGATGGGCCTATGCGCAATTCGCTGGATGGGGTGTCTGATCGTGACTTTGCGTTGGAATATCTCTCTGCGGCGTCCATCTGTGCCGTACACCTGTCACGTATGGCCGAAGAGCTGGTGATCTGGTCCTCAGCGCAATTTGGTTTTGTGCGTATGTCTGATAGCTTCTCCACAGGTTCCTCCATCATGCCGCAAAAGAAAAATCCAGATGCGGCTGAATTGATCCGTTCCAAGATCGGTCGTGTGGTTGGGGACCTCAATAGCCTGATGATCTCTATGAAAGGGTTGCCGCTGGCTTATTCCAAAGATATGCAGGAAGATAAAGAACCTGTCTTTGATGCGGCGGATACCATTGAACTGAGTGTGGCCGTCATGACGGGCATGATTGCAGAAATGAAGGTCAATAAAGAGAAAATGCGCGAAAGTGCAGGTTGGGGTTTTACCACCGCAACGGATTTGGCCGACTGGCTGGTGCGTGAGCTTGGCATGCCGTTTCGCAATGCCCACCATGTGACAGGTGCAATTGTGAAAATGGCCGAAGATAAAGGCTGTGATCTGGCCGACCTGTCACTGGAAGAAATGCAAACTGTAGATGACGGCATTACCGAAGCGGTCTTTGATGTGCTGACCTTGGAAGCTTCTGTGGGATCGCGTACCTCTTATGGTGGGACAGCGCCTGTGAATGTGCGTGAACAAATTGTCGAAGCACGTAAGCGCTTTCTGTAA
- the lysA gene encoding diaminopimelate decarboxylase yields MDHFNYKNGELFAEDVAINEIAKEVGTPFYVYSQATLERHYQVFAEAVKDIDATICFAVKANSNVAVIKTLSDLGAGADVVSVGELKRALRAGVPAEKIVYSGVGKSRSDLDFAVETGIRQINVESEEELEVLSEVAAARGKRMPIVLRVNPDVDAKTHAKISTGKSDNKFGIDWTRAIEVYQRASNMAGVAPKGLACHIGSQLTDLEPFRAAFRRMKEMVGELRGLGLEVTRVDLGGGLGIPYDERETPLPVEYGKLVVEELGDLGVEFEFEPGRMIAGNAGLLVSEVVYVKRGPSKTFAIIDSAMNDLMRPSLYDAYHAIVPVIEPEHVDDMESYDIVGPICETGDTFAKDRQLTKLASGDLIAFRTAGAYGATMSNTYNSRALVPEVMVNGNKFAVIRRRIDIEEQMDMESLADWQG; encoded by the coding sequence ATGGATCATTTTAATTATAAAAACGGCGAACTTTTTGCCGAAGATGTTGCAATTAACGAAATTGCTAAAGAAGTCGGCACCCCGTTTTATGTCTATTCCCAAGCGACACTGGAGCGCCACTATCAAGTCTTTGCCGAAGCGGTAAAAGATATTGATGCAACCATCTGTTTTGCAGTGAAGGCCAATTCAAATGTGGCTGTGATCAAAACCTTGTCTGATCTGGGTGCAGGCGCTGATGTGGTTTCTGTTGGGGAATTAAAGCGCGCTCTTAGAGCAGGCGTTCCAGCAGAAAAGATCGTATATTCCGGTGTGGGCAAAAGTCGCAGTGATCTTGATTTTGCCGTTGAAACAGGCATTCGCCAGATCAATGTGGAATCGGAAGAAGAACTGGAAGTCTTAAGCGAAGTCGCTGCGGCACGAGGTAAACGCATGCCGATCGTGCTGCGCGTTAATCCCGATGTGGACGCCAAAACCCATGCCAAAATTTCCACAGGCAAAAGCGATAACAAGTTTGGAATCGACTGGACACGCGCCATTGAAGTCTATCAACGTGCCAGTAATATGGCAGGTGTCGCCCCAAAAGGGCTGGCCTGTCACATCGGCTCACAACTTACAGACCTTGAACCCTTTCGTGCAGCCTTTCGCCGTATGAAAGAAATGGTTGGCGAATTGCGCGGCCTTGGTTTGGAAGTCACCCGCGTTGATCTGGGCGGTGGCTTGGGTATTCCTTATGATGAGCGTGAAACACCGCTTCCTGTTGAATATGGCAAGCTGGTGGTGGAAGAATTGGGCGATCTCGGTGTTGAATTTGAGTTTGAACCAGGCCGTATGATTGCGGGGAACGCCGGATTACTGGTAAGTGAAGTGGTCTATGTCAAACGTGGGCCGAGCAAGACATTTGCCATTATTGATTCAGCCATGAATGACCTGATGCGCCCCTCTTTGTATGATGCCTATCACGCTATTGTCCCCGTGATTGAGCCCGAACATGTAGATGATATGGAATCTTATGACATTGTTGGCCCGATCTGTGAAACGGGTGATACCTTTGCCAAAGACCGCCAGCTGACCAAGCTTGCCAGCGGGGATTTAATCGCCTTTCGAACTGCGGGTGCTTACGGTGCAACCATGTCCAACACTTATAACTCACGTGCGTTGGTGCCAGAGGTGATGGTCAACGGAAATAAATTTGCCGTCATCCGCCGCCGGATTGATATTGAAGAACAAATGGATATGGAAAGTCTGGCAGACTGGCAGGGGTAA
- the thiC gene encoding phosphomethylpyrimidine synthase ThiC: protein MTKLDVTTGPLPGSEKVYFGSDTHDDLNVAMRCIHLEGGERPVVAYDTSGPYSDPNAEIDINKGLTKLRRDWILARGDVEEYEGRDVKPEDNGLKNDGDQPGVEPFPRDGLKPLRSKDGVAVTQLAYAKRGIVTPEMEYVAIRENEGRKEAYLRDGDPMGAEIPDVCTGEFVRSEIARGRAVLVSNVNHPELEPMIIGRNFLTKINANIGNSAVTSSVAEEVDKMVWATRWGADTVMDLSTGTDIHNIREWILRNSPVPIGTVPIYQALEKCRGIAEELTWDIFKDTLIEQAEQGVSYWTIHAGLLLSHIPLTVNRVTGIVSRGGSIMAKWCLHYHKENFLWDHFDDICEIAKQYDVAISLGDGLRPGSIADANDEAQFAELRALGELQKKCMAHDVQCFIEGPGHVPMHKIKENMDLQLEVCNEAPFYTLGPLVTDIAAGHDHLASAIGAAMIGWYGCAMLCYVTPKEHLGLPNRDDVKEGVMAYKVSAHAADLAKGHPGARLRDDAMSKARFEFRWKDQFNLALDSEKALQFHDETLPAEGAKIAHFCSMCGPKFCSMRISHEVKEEAKKGMSEMAEKFKEEGGEIYKKIDAAQ from the coding sequence ATGACGAAACTTGATGTGACCACAGGCCCTTTGCCGGGTTCTGAAAAAGTCTATTTTGGTTCTGACACTCATGACGATTTGAATGTAGCCATGCGCTGTATTCACCTTGAAGGCGGGGAACGCCCGGTGGTGGCCTATGACACATCCGGTCCCTATTCCGATCCAAATGCTGAAATTGATATTAACAAAGGTCTCACCAAACTGCGTCGTGACTGGATTTTGGCCCGTGGTGATGTTGAAGAATATGAAGGCCGCGATGTTAAGCCGGAAGATAACGGGCTTAAAAATGACGGCGACCAGCCCGGTGTGGAACCCTTCCCACGCGACGGTCTAAAACCACTACGTTCCAAAGATGGCGTGGCTGTGACACAGCTGGCCTACGCCAAACGCGGGATTGTCACCCCTGAAATGGAATATGTCGCCATTCGTGAAAACGAAGGTCGCAAAGAAGCGTACTTGCGCGATGGCGACCCGATGGGTGCAGAAATTCCTGATGTGTGTACAGGGGAATTTGTCCGTTCTGAAATCGCACGTGGTCGTGCGGTATTGGTGTCAAACGTCAACCACCCGGAACTGGAGCCCATGATCATCGGGCGTAATTTCCTGACCAAGATTAATGCCAATATCGGCAATTCAGCTGTTACCTCGTCTGTGGCCGAAGAAGTTGATAAAATGGTCTGGGCAACCCGCTGGGGGGCCGATACGGTGATGGACCTGTCCACAGGCACAGATATTCACAATATCCGCGAATGGATTTTGCGTAACTCCCCTGTACCCATTGGTACAGTGCCGATTTACCAAGCCCTGGAAAAATGTCGCGGTATTGCCGAAGAACTAACCTGGGATATTTTTAAAGACACATTGATCGAACAGGCTGAACAAGGGGTTTCTTACTGGACCATCCATGCTGGTTTGTTGCTGTCTCACATTCCATTGACCGTTAACCGAGTGACCGGGATTGTATCACGTGGTGGCTCCATCATGGCGAAATGGTGCTTGCATTATCACAAGGAAAACTTTTTGTGGGATCATTTTGATGACATCTGCGAAATTGCCAAACAATATGACGTGGCAATTTCTTTGGGCGATGGCTTGCGCCCCGGTTCTATTGCCGATGCCAATGACGAGGCCCAGTTTGCCGAACTGCGCGCCCTTGGCGAATTACAGAAAAAATGTATGGCCCATGATGTTCAATGCTTTATCGAAGGGCCGGGCCATGTGCCCATGCACAAGATCAAAGAGAATATGGACCTTCAGCTTGAAGTCTGTAACGAAGCGCCGTTTTACACCCTCGGCCCGTTGGTGACAGATATTGCAGCTGGTCATGACCATCTCGCTTCAGCCATCGGGGCAGCAATGATCGGCTGGTACGGCTGTGCCATGCTGTGTTACGTCACACCCAAAGAACATCTGGGCTTGCCTAATCGCGATGACGTAAAAGAAGGCGTGATGGCTTACAAAGTCTCTGCCCATGCAGCAGATCTGGCAAAAGGCCATCCCGGTGCACGTCTGCGTGATGACGCCATGTCCAAAGCACGTTTTGAATTTCGCTGGAAAGACCAGTTCAATCTGGCCCTTGATAGTGAAAAAGCCCTTCAATTCCACGATGAAACATTGCCGGCAGAAGGGGCGAAAATTGCCCATTTCTGTTCCATGTGCGGGCCGAAGTTCTGTTCCATGCGTATCAGCCATGAGGTCAAGGAAGAAGCGAAAAAAGGCATGAGCGAAATGGCAGAGAAGTTTAAGGAAGAAGGTGGCGAAATTTATAAGAAAATTGATGCTGCCCAGTAA
- a CDS encoding patatin-like phospholipase family protein, with the protein MKEIKRAITFAGGGPAVGLSIGLLKRLEENPEIKFDVWSSACIGAWLTVAYQQADEGKELEQTIDFFKQLFRPDATYERFPVASCFAPNFLEDMNNLVGYMTNPASYQGLIVPEAIQDAAEFAMGYLTDPKQWNVANFNSFLLNGLMAANPFARFMMGALYQTPTKGMATIYYPDSKFLNDLKFERLYDEGKPAIYHNAYNLTRQRLELFTNRPLQFNLPKMTRETLCACSALPYIETPVKIGGDTYCEGATVDTVNFEDLMRYHPDLDEVWVSRILDLHQIRRPENLYDALNNLVMLFAASTSEDDVRLFKHHIKDKGYDVKVIEVPVAANINYDWNYSNLERSINDGYAAADYTIKQYLKGEYVTLNDVKDASPKSAANAAE; encoded by the coding sequence ATGAAAGAAATTAAACGTGCGATTACATTTGCTGGTGGTGGACCAGCTGTTGGCTTGAGCATTGGTTTGCTTAAGCGTTTGGAAGAAAACCCAGAAATCAAATTTGACGTTTGGTCGTCTGCTTGTATCGGGGCATGGTTGACCGTTGCCTATCAACAGGCTGACGAAGGTAAGGAACTGGAACAGACAATTGATTTCTTTAAACAATTGTTCCGCCCGGATGCAACTTATGAACGCTTCCCGGTTGCCAGCTGTTTTGCACCAAACTTCCTGGAAGATATGAATAATCTGGTTGGCTATATGACCAACCCGGCAAGCTATCAGGGTCTGATTGTACCAGAAGCCATTCAGGATGCCGCTGAATTTGCCATGGGATATCTGACAGATCCAAAACAGTGGAATGTGGCAAACTTTAACAGCTTCTTGCTCAACGGTTTGATGGCAGCAAACCCGTTTGCACGTTTCATGATGGGTGCCCTTTATCAAACACCGACAAAAGGCATGGCGACGATCTATTATCCGGACAGCAAGTTCCTGAATGATCTGAAATTTGAACGTCTGTATGACGAAGGCAAGCCTGCAATTTATCATAATGCCTATAACCTGACACGCCAGCGTCTGGAATTGTTCACAAACCGCCCGTTGCAGTTTAACCTGCCGAAAATGACACGTGAGACATTATGTGCCTGTTCTGCACTGCCTTATATCGAAACACCTGTTAAAATCGGTGGCGATACTTATTGTGAAGGTGCAACTGTTGATACGGTGAACTTCGAAGACCTGATGCGTTATCACCCGGATCTGGATGAAGTCTGGGTCAGCCGTATTCTGGACTTGCACCAAATTCGTCGCCCGGAAAACCTGTATGATGCCCTGAACAATCTGGTCATGTTGTTTGCAGCCAGCACCAGTGAAGATGATGTGCGCCTGTTCAAACATCATATCAAGGATAAAGGCTATGATGTAAAAGTGATCGAAGTACCGGTTGCCGCCAACATCAACTATGACTGGAACTATTCAAATCTGGAACGTTCCATCAATGATGGCTACGCTGCTGCGGATTACACCATTAAGCAATACCTTAAAGGTGAATACGTAACCCTGAATGACGTAAAGGACGCTTCACCCAAAAGCGCTGCAAATGCTGCTGAATAA
- a CDS encoding transporter substrate-binding domain-containing protein gives MNGRFGIFLTVVMGILFHGPFVSLAYGEQWVMSVQHADLSPFKHRNGHGPGGINVDILDAIANEVGADLIFRDFTIAQGREKFQQGQVTVDCCLNKIWFPDQDNIQLFSDPIYRLIEVFVFPKDKAFPVPDTTVLRDKKVAGIKGFTYPGQENYGTRIDGDNPLEVLKMVEQGLVDVAVLERHAASFYINHNEMKVQFGDLYYSVDVSVRLHKSLSHRLDEVNKAIAKLKKTGRISAIIQRNIR, from the coding sequence ATGAATGGTCGGTTCGGAATCTTCCTGACGGTGGTGATGGGTATCCTGTTTCATGGTCCCTTCGTTTCCCTTGCCTATGGGGAACAATGGGTGATGTCGGTGCAACATGCAGACCTCAGCCCATTTAAACATCGCAATGGCCACGGCCCCGGCGGGATTAATGTGGATATTCTGGATGCCATTGCAAACGAGGTTGGTGCCGATCTTATCTTTCGTGACTTCACGATTGCACAGGGGCGTGAAAAATTCCAACAAGGCCAAGTCACCGTTGATTGCTGTCTCAATAAAATCTGGTTTCCCGACCAAGATAATATCCAGCTGTTCAGTGATCCCATTTACCGTTTGATTGAAGTGTTTGTTTTCCCCAAAGACAAAGCCTTCCCTGTCCCTGACACCACCGTGTTGCGCGATAAAAAAGTTGCCGGGATCAAAGGATTTACCTATCCCGGACAAGAAAACTACGGCACCCGAATTGATGGAGATAACCCCTTGGAGGTGCTGAAAATGGTCGAACAAGGGCTTGTGGATGTGGCCGTACTGGAACGCCATGCGGCTTCTTTCTACATCAATCACAATGAGATGAAGGTCCAGTTTGGTGATCTTTATTATTCTGTCGATGTCTCGGTGCGTTTACATAAATCATTATCTCATCGCCTTGATGAGGTGAATAAAGCCATTGCAAAGCTGAAGAAAACGGGCCGGATATCAGCCATTATTCAACGCAATATCAGATAG